Below is a genomic region from Fundulus heteroclitus isolate FHET01 chromosome 5, MU-UCD_Fhet_4.1, whole genome shotgun sequence.
CGCAGCAAATATGAGACAATATGTGGTCGTTTATTTCTGGTAGATTCTGGATTTGATGATCAGCCCCCAAAGAAGCAGGAAATGTGGAAGACGGCGTCTCTGGACCGCAGCCCTCAGCTGAACCAGACTCAAGCCGTTAAAAGGTGAGTGTGAAAAATGTCCCATGAACAGTTTTGGCTTACAGACATGATAAAGAAAATGAGGTGCAACCGCTCTGAATTTAACAATGTATTACATATCAGAACATAACACAACTGTAGCGGCCGAAGTGGActtttagtttaaataaatagaaatcgcttaaaaatgcttaaaaagttAGATAATAATCTTATTTGAATTTCTAATTTCATGGATAGATATATTTCAtgattaaaatgataaatattaCATCTACAAAGTTAAAAGAATAAGAATTCATGTTTGTAAGGTTACTTGGATTTTGGATTAAAAATGTGTACTGTCGCTTTAAGGACTGACGAGCCGGCTTCCATAGCTCTCTCGCCTTTATTGGCAGATCGCAAGGAACCGTGGAAGCGAACAGTCTTCTTACATGTTGCTCTTCAACTTTACGACAGactttaaaccatttttattttgattatagGATATTTTTGTTAGTTCATGTGCGTTTTGTAAGCTTTAAGAAGAACACTAAACTTCAGGTTTCATTTCAGGACGTTGTGGAGTGAATTTATTTCAATTACATGGACATTGACAGTGGAAATAGTAACTTTGGTTTGGAGAATATCAGCGTAAGAAATAGCATTTTCCTCGCCGTCTCACTAAGATCAAACCTCTACAACAACTAATACAATTATTCTAACCTTTTTAGTGcacaaaaattaacaataattaTCTTGCTGTCACACTTAATACTAGACTATTTAAGCCAAAATGAAAAAGCTTTATGTaactatttgtgaaaaaaagaagtatGTCATGATTCAACAggttgtagaaccacctttttgttcagtttttcccTTGGAAGAGAATAAAGTCTTATCTCAGCAGAAATAACTCAATTGCTTTGTTGTTGTAAGACTTTATCAGATTTCCACGTTGTTGTGGATGAATTCTGTCCACTCCTCTGAGCCACGCCGCctcatttaatttaatgaaaagttcTGACATTTCTTCTAGCTGTAGCTCAGCCATGCTGAGGTTTTGGATTTAGACGGGCCCACTGCAACGTCTAAATCCTTTACTTTTTCAAACCGTTCTGTTGTGgatttgctgctgtgtttgggatcagTGTTGACCAAGCTTCCGCTGTCAGACAAAAGTCGCAATGTTACCACACACTTCTGATGAATTTGCACACTCCAGtttctcagggaatgtctgATTGCACAGTTGTAAATGAAGGCTTAAAATTACTGCACCGTATTTACTCCGGGCATGAGTGCATCATCGAGGGAGCGTTGactgattaattcatgcaaaaacaCAGTAATTCTTATTGTTCGCAAAGGGACTGATGTCGGACTTCTTGGACTCTCCTATCAGACCATAAAGACCCTATTTGcacgctttaagcttctcaggaaatcagtgcaatcaactgatgtaatttctattttaaaaggtgaaatattacattttgtgtCTGTAAAATGCTGAAGCTCGTcttctgacaaaaacaaagaggtGTGAATCTATTACTCCCGTTTTGCGCTCCCCTCACCGGctctctgttgtttttcaggTGAAATTTAAGGTTTTATTGATTGTTTTTAAGTGTCTAAACTCTATGGGCCCTTCTTACTTAGCTGAGCTCTTCACTCCGCTTTTCTGTGGCAGCACCCACAGCGTGGAACCGTCTCCCCAAGTCTGTTAAGCTCTCTCAGTCACTGGGTCAGTTTAAGTCCAGAGACTGAAAACGTTTCTGTTTTCCTGGCCTTCAACACCAGAATGGGAAATTAGAACTTAACTGATTGAAGTTCTTTTGAAATTGTTGCAACTGAAATTAAGTATGGCTTGGTTTTTATTTGGATTGTTGGTGTTTGGTACGTTATTGccaattttattattgttttaatctttttttatcaaaccttcttttatttattctttttttttttttttttgtctacctGTGATGTGATTGTTGACCAAACCTCAGCGCTTCAGTCGGCCGAGGTTGTTGTAAATGTTCCATGTAAATAATAAACTTACTTACTGCGTGTTATATGTTATCTGTATGCATATAAAAATGTCACTATGGTAACAGGTGGTGACaataaatattcttgattcttgattgcATACGGAGGAGTTAGTGACCCCTCATTCCCCTATAACACCATGTTTGACCATTGAAATAAGACGTTTGGGCTGATATGCTGaatttgtttttctccagaCGTAAGTCTGGAGATAGTGATCAAATACAAAGGACTGTGTCCTTAACTTTAATATTCAGCAGGTGAACTATGTTCTGCAGCATCTGAGAGAAATCCCTTGGGATCTTACACTGAGCGTTAGATGGTCCGACTTTGGGATGAGCCTAGTGGGACATCCACTCATGGGAAGATTGGGAACTAATTGTTTTCCACTGGTGAATGTTCTGTTTATATTGTTTGAAAACAGCCATTTAACCCTTCCCAGATTGTTGAGCCGCAACAGTTGTTTCTCTCATGTTAATGCTGAGTTTTTCCCTCTTAAGCCTGGTTTTAAAAGAAGTTTATGTGATGATCCAGGTCTGAAAACTTAAAGCTCCTGTTTTATTGGGGTGTGACCAATAGATTAACttgatttttaattagcaaCACTTGGCTCCTGCTTTCTCTCTTAACTCATATTAAAGCTGCAAATATGtagttttatgtttgtttaaaaacatttaattttggcTTCGTCTTTGTTCAATATGTTGTTCAATATGTAATGTATATGTATAATGAGGTCATTATATAGTAAATCtataatatttgctttaaaatgtcCGTGGGGATTCTGTAGTGTGTTTTTGAAGAGTCAAGGTTGTAACTTTAGCACCTTTATTTTGCATAactttactattattattattattgttattattattattattattattattattattattattatcatttattattattaccctTGTAATCTAAACaggttttaaaggtttttatgtTGGGtagaaaatacagaaatgttactcATTGAAAAGGCTTCAGTGATTTACCGTAATTAAAGATTGGCAGACGTGTCTCCTCTCTGTGATAAAAACatcctgcttctctgatgtcCTTCAGATCAGAATCACATGATGCTGTAACAAGTAACCCGGACCTCTCCCCTTCAACGCCTCAGCCTGTGTCGCACAACAGGTTAAGATATTCACCAACAATTATCTGAAAACATCCAGGCCTCAGTAGTTCACATCTATTGTTTTCCTCCTGTCTTTGTTTTAGGTGTGTTAGTGGGAAGCGACTTTGTTCTGGCTGCTCTAAACCTCTGGGAAGAGGAGCAGCTATGATCATTGACACTCTGGGACTGTTTTTCCACATGCAGTGTTTTAAGGTCTGTTTTATAACTGTACACTCATGTATTATAATTACTACGCTTAATCTAgaagtaaaaacataaataattcagGTCAGCTATAGATCGACAGACTACAACATGTTTATCTCACATAAGAGTTTAGACTTAGTTATTCTACTGTGTAACTTTGGCTCAAATGACCCTTACAGTCATTAAGTCTTCCATGTTATTTTTGGtggattttaatgtttttgtcttgtttgtgaTGTTGGATGTGAGTAGAGTCTATTTTTCCCCAGATTACCTGTTTGCAAACTGGGTTTTTCATCTGAGACAATAAAATGAGAACGAGAATGATAATAGTGGTaatttaaaacatacattttgacATTACATTTGTATTTCCATTCAGCTGAGGTTATAAAAGATATATAATAATTAGaataagaaaaaacatccattaAACCCAATGCCTGTTCTAAATTACTAatggatttgtttatttttttcttaacaggCACAAAAAAGTAAAGAACGTTGAAATTTTGATATTTCTATCAAACAAATATGCACCATATAGTATATGTTTGGCACTacataaacaattattttaacagACAGTAATGTAGATTAATTCTTCACTGGAATACTTTGGCGCTATATTTTTGTTCTTCTCTAACACGGCTGAAAATTCAAGCATACGTATGTTTATCAATAAATGATgatttgtcatattttttaatGGATTGTCCCATTTCTCTGTGGGATAATTTACCAATTATCTGAAGTTCCAAAGACAAAGTGGCAGGGATAGCTTTGGGTGATTGGATTCAGACTAAATGTTTTCTTGAGAAACCTAAATTTTGAAGGGCTAGAAAGCCACGCCCCTTAGCTCTCTCCCCTCCAAAGATACAGCTGTGACTCCTTATTTCTGGGATTCTAGGGTTTTGGGCTAAGTATGAAGAACAAGTTGTAAAATAGGATTCAGCCTCACAGTGATATAAACTCCACTTAAGGAAATTGCTTTGTTTGGTCTCTGTGAGCATGCAAGAATCCTGTATCTACAGAAAGAAGACAAAACATCAGAGAGCATAACTCTTTTCATCTTTGGTCGtgtttattgcatttattttttttagtgtggAGTATGTAAAGGGCAGCTGGGCGACGCCACCGCTGGGACTGATGTCAGGATTCGGAACGGACTGCTGAGCTGTTATGAGTGCTACATCGCATCTCGAGGTGGGAAAACGTTCACATTTATCAATGAAATACAGACTGAAATTTGCACTTTGACATTAGTTCTACAAGGAAAACGTCACTGCATTAATaagtgtgttaaaaaaaatctgctgccaTTGTTGTGAAGTATAAGAGAATCCAGTATTTATGTGCTTGATAAGAAGCAACGGTCTGTTTCACACTGTGACCAAATGTTACCATCAAAAAGTTCCTGTTATAATGtgaagcaaaagaaaataaataattccatTTGtcgtaaaattaataaatacttttttttttttgacatcctGAACATAAGTTTGGTAGGGACTGTGTTTTCTAATAGATTACTGGAGACAACACCACAAAGAGATAAaacctctgcttttttttttttttttttttttgcaggcagAGGTCAGCCCACTCCTCTTTAGGACCCGAGTGACTAACTGGAATCACAACATTGGAGGCACTGATGAAATAAACTCCAGACGTGTGACCAGGAGCCCTGAAATCTCTggaatattgtgtttttacgCTGAATTGCACACACACAACTGactcttttttgtcttttttttttttttttaaactggaacTGGACTGAACATGTTGACAAAGTACCGTTTACGTACTTCTTAACTGTACACATGTAAACACCCATTTTTAATGTGAGTGGCATGGATgtaatcatgaaaaaaaaaacacatttagggGTTTGTACATCTATTCCTGAACTTTCTTTTGCCACATGCTAAACCCTTAAACACTAAATGGTGGCCCATTCACTCCTGCTTTTGGACTGATCATGTGCCTCCATCGTTTTCCAAATGTGATGCAAAGCGATTCAGGTTGAATAACCTAAAGTAGTTTGATTATTGTTATGCCTTACTCCTAACTTTTAACACATAATTTGGGGTTTTGTGTTTACAGTTTTGCATGAAGAAAACGTATAAGTTATTATGTTGTTTGCTCAGACGGACAGTGAGTCGCTAGTTTTATTTGGAATTCATAatgattttacagttttaagaaTTTGATTAACTTACACAAACGTTTCTTCATATTTCGTTTGACAAGAACGGGGCTGCATGTTATTAATATTTACTCAAAAGTATTTTCCCGTTTTTGATGTTTTAGCTTTACTTCTCAAACTGCTTCTGGATCAGTGCCTTATGTAATGAATGCAATGATGAGGTGTTTTACACTCAGTTTGACCTTTGGGTCTAGGCACAATGTCTGTTTGAGTGCGTGCATGTCCGATATAGAACTGAATGTTGCGTGTGATTTGATTCAAAGTACAGTTTCATACCAGCAAATGTCTGATGAGCCACAATTTACtcaattaaagctgcagtagggagttgTGAGAAAACCATGGACCTAGCCTGAACATATGAAGAAGCACACCTTACAGGTCCTCCTTGCTCTCTGCTGTActacagctcctcccccacaccGAAGCGTGCCGCGCTGCTCCAACGTTTACCTGCCACTCAAGAAATTGGCCGTTTTCCTCtaaagcaggttgtttctccACCATTTTATCACACAGCTGCTGCCAACCGGCAATCTTGAGCTTGAATGACAGTAGCACCGTGGAGGGGCAGGGGTGAGAGCAGCGCGTACACAAGAGTGATtgacactgctaacaaccaatcagagccaaacATTCCtcttggctctgattggttgtttatGACCGGGAGCGGCGTATTTCTGCAAATagcagtaggaccactgggaggacCCAGATgagcttgatttatttttatttatttttttcacggATTATCTGTCACATATTAAACAGTCTGGATATTGTAATAGTTTTTACAAATGTTGaagaaaaattatacaaaagttacctactgcagctaCTTTCTACATATTAAGCCAGTGACATAAAGTAAATTACTGTTTTACGACAAATCAATACGTCCCAAAGCCTCTCCCCCTTTGCCTCTGTCACAAGTGCTGCCTCCCcactgatttttttcctttgtctcagCTTGGTGTAAACACCTCACAGCCGCGTTACCGCTCAGAGGAACAGAGCTCTGATTGTCTTTTATAACAAGTGTATGTTTatcaataaaacagtttaatctgGTGTGTTTTTATCTATTTCCCTTAATATCTTTGGACCTAATGTGAAGACTTTACAGTGGATTTATTGAGAAGAGATAAGTTCTTAAGTTAATgcaataaaataagtttttgaTTCCTGCCTTTCTGGTTTTTACACTCCCTGACCGCAGTGTTACTTGGCTACAGTCCACAAACCAACAACACACGAAACAAACTGCCATTATTTACTTCCTCTGCTGGGCCACTGAGACTAACCACTGTACCCAGATCTGACATCTTCCTTTTCCAAACGCCTCTAACGTTATTGCTAAATATTCAGCTGAACTGGGTTAGGAGTTGACAACACATTCAAAAATTTAAATCGACCTTCACTACCAATGCATTTTCTAATTGAATCTATGGTAttattatagttatttttttactgtacaTAATTAAGtacataattttatttcctctgtCTAAACCCTATTTATTTTGAAGCCACTTGTTTTAAACTTTGCAAAGCATTTGTTTTACACTTatgaaatctgttaaaatatggtatataaatgtaattttcGCTGTATGAAAAGTGTTGCAAGTATAGTTTGTACACATATAAAAATTCAAATTGGCCCTGGGAaagcatgcaaactccacacttGTTAAAGCCCAAAGCAGGGATCTGTGACTTGTGgctcttattttttatttaattatataagATGACATAAATTCAGAAGCAGTTTTATATGAATGAAGATTGTGGAACTGAGTAGTTTTAAGAAGTCCTAAAACATTCAGAAAGTTTTAAACCCAAAACATCAGTTGAACaaggattatgtttttttttccttttgttcagTGTTATGTTGTTGGCCTGGGAATTACAGTTAAACTCATAATTAttaacataatatttaaattttgccAACATGCTTCATCTGCCTTAAACTAGTATGAAAGTTTTGGAGAAAATCAAGACTTTTATCTATGCAAGGAGATGGAAAAGAGCCAATCCAACCTCAAAGAAGAGATTCCATTGTTATTTCTAGGCTGAGACTTGGTCAACGTGGACTTGTTTCTGTATTAACGTCTCATCTATCTCGATGTTTATTTCCCTCCTCCTTACCTGCCATAGGGACTCCAGATGGGAATTAGATGATAAGCTTGAGTCTGGTGCTGCTGTGCTCTGGTGGAGTACCTGATTAAgtagctaaaataaaaagatatagCCTAGATGGCTTGCTCTAATAGCAAAGAACCAGGATTGAACATGTGAAAGCGGAAGCTTTAAAACAGTCAAACACAGTATTTCTGAATTTAAGAAGTTATGTCAGCATATAAATTAGAAGAAAACTGTTTAGGCAACCAGAATCGACTGGAGTAACTGTTTCTTATGCACACATTTAGCTGGACCAGAAACATATTTGGAGCATAGTTTAGCGGATTATAAGAAGACCAACTTGTATTATAATGAAAAAAGACATAAACTACACGCCACAGACGCGTCTAACCGCGCCAACACAAAACAGGAATGACCACCGGAACTACTAAGCTAGGAACCAATGTTCCTGCGGAGCCCCGAGCATGAAAAGCGTAACACCGGAAGTATGTCGGTGTTGTTATCGCTTACAAATGTgaccaaatgtttgtttttgaccTTCCGTGTGCTCTGTAACATCGTCTAAGATCATGGAGTCAACGGGACCGCCTCTTTATTCAGTAAGTTACCCGCCATGGTTGCCATGTTAACGGCTAACTAGCCAGATAGCCTTAGAGCTCGTTAGCTAGGTGGACCTGTCAGGTGTGAACAGCGGGGCGCATTTTCCTTGTTGAGGCACGAAGCTTTTACTGACGCTTTTACTGTCGGGACTGAAAACCAAGCGGAACACAGAAAATGTTGAATCCGGACCTGGTTGCTTATGTGTAGGTTTCAATGTAGCATTTTGCTTGCGCCTGTAATTAAATTTCAACAATCGGTTTGTATGAGTGCGGTCTATTTTTACACATAAGTCACGCTTTAAGGACAGTTGGCATCCAAACGGTTGCGTCAGTGCTCAACATTGATATTGAGATGAAGTTTATGTGGTgcattttttaatataatctTAGTTCTAATGCTTTGACTCTTGACTCTCTAACTCGGCTCGGATGGATCCGCAGCTcttggtcatgtgacctagagcgtaggtcacatgacccgttCTAGagtaacaacaaaacagatgtgactcCAGATCagggccccgtttcagaaagctgggttagtggatatCCAGAGtcatttctggggtaaattcctgcaaaTCCTggcttttcagtttcagaaagctcagaagcatttaccctgagtcaaattatgacaacaaatgactctgtgaaacaaccctgctCGTTAGCAAACtgagtttttcctcctttttagctgagatctgcacaaggaGGTAATGGGAAAGGCCACACATCGCTCTTATAACACAACGAGGGGACGCTGTCGATTCTGTAAAATTTCCTTTGTgttgctcttcgtttttatgCGAACAGCAGATTTTTTATAACGTAGAATTTAATctgaaagattaaaaaagatttaattgtACGTCGCACTGTCAGAAATGTTAGTGCTTCACTCAGTTATTGATAAGTTTAATTGTCTTCacagacccacaagattaataaaaagaactaaacagaattttccattcatatattttagtttctattcatatattttttttctcccagcacCATTAGGGCTACGCCAGAgttcttcacttaaataatgCCACCTGTACtttaacttaaaatataaatatagcctatatgattaatataaagtgagatTGGCACAAATTATGCGCctacaagaaaatcagtgtcaactcgtttttagaaggatgggtgaagcctaatgctggcaaaaagatgaatgaaCGTATCAGGTATTTCAGTAAATCAGGAGATATTGATTATAATCAGTGAATACTCTAGTTGGTTAAagttaaacataagaataacTTATAACTGGACCTCActttattaaactgtattttcattcttcatcttgatttgctgcCACATCCTGTCAGGTTGCAACTATACAAATAATTAGTTTCTTTGGGTGTAGTGTAAGAATACAGATTTAATTCTCTGTCAAATAGCACTCAAACACTCGGGCAATGATCCTTTTAGTAATTTTATGCCACTAACTCGCTTTTTCTGCAGCAACTGCTGCATAACTGGCTCAGGAACTGGGAAGTAAACACAAACTACACATTGAAtcaaagtagttctggaccgtacctctaggtttgaaaggagaaaaactggattaagacattgttgatggagaggactgattgtttatagggaatgttacttccatcccgggtGAAAATTGAGAATAATTTAGGTTGATTTCACTGTAAATATCATTcctttaagtgaagaaatgtgccgTAGCCCAAACCGTGTTGGGGGTTGGATATATGagtggaaactaaaatatatgaatggaaaattagagccGGAAGTCTAAAAATGTTATACAgtataaattattgctttcattctgtgtagtcattttattaatcttgtgggtctcagACTATGGAACACCTTTAAGCTTGACTAGTCGACTGAAACcaagtgcaacagtaacattcctgagaGCGACACAcggctgcctctgaaagattttctgcatctCTTACGTTAGAGACATAaaggctcctccagaaaaggaaAAGCCTTTTCCGACACCTTCTTGTGCAGATTTCAGCTTAGAAGGGGGAAAAACTCTGGTCTGCTCGGTAACAGGGTTGTTTCATGGAGtcatttgttgtcataatttgactcagggtaaatgcttctgagctttctgaaacagaaaagccacagtatgcaggaatttaccccagaaattactctggatatccactaacccagctttctgaaacaggacCGTTATTGGGTATTGGTCTAGCGCCCCCCTAGTGGTGAGATGTTGCACTGCTTAAATAAGGATGAGAAAAGGTGCGTCTAGCTGTAGGTCataaaaaagaaaccaaaacaaatacAGGGGAGGAAAATGAAGACAGATAAACATTGCTTACTCTATACTTTTCTATCATTTAagtatatatattgttttacagttttcatatttatgGTTTTTTTATACTAAAGTAACTGCCCTAGTTAGAGGATCCTCCTGCAACCCCATTCCACTAACAGATGGTAGAGCAAAGACTGTTAattcttttgctgtttttgcacacacaaaaagaaagttttataGCCAAACGCTCCCTTACAATGATATCATCCTCCTCCTGCGAGCAGGCAGGTCCGTCAGCAGACATGGCGCGGAGCACCGAGGAGGACTCGCTGGTGGACGGACCGCTGATCTCTGCAGATGCCCTCCAGTCTGCCATGAGGAGAGAGTTTCAGGCTGTGCCAACAACCTGTCCTGCTGGTTTCCTGTCTTTAATCCATGTATGTCGTGCACACATCTGTTCATATATCGTCGTCACTGATCTCATGACAACTTACCTAACCGCCTCTTATCCTCCGTTTTCTTTGCCTAAGGTTCTGTACGTCGTGCTGTCGCTGTGCGTGGGCATAATGTGCGTGTTGAAGTTCGGCCGAGAGGAGGTGTGCCTGCGCATCTTGGGCAGCGTGCAAGGCGACAGCGCCATCGTGTTCGGAAAGGTGTTCCTGTgggcgctgctgctgctgctcaccgTCTGGATGCAGCACCATCACAGCCGCGCCCGGTGCCGGGGGTACCTGAGGTTTTACCGACAGACGCGGAGGCTGAAGCAGACGCCGCTCGTCATACATTCGACAGGTTTGGACAGCATGCAAACCTCAGTGTCACAACAGCAGTGATTTCCAGaagtaagataagatagtctttattgatctcacattggagaaattcacttgtcacatcgactcaatagtcaggagtaggaaaagatgcatcagttatatacggtgtatcttcctatatacagtggataaaaaagaaaatgagaaagaaaataagaataaaaatacaaaagaaatcggagtaggcagatgatgtcatgtgtacgtcctggttttatatatatatatatatatatatatatatatatatatatatatatatatatatattagggctgggcaagttaacgcatTAATTTcacgttaattcattagactattaacggcgatatttattttatcgcgcattaacgcatgttgctcacatgctttcagtcagtgtcagtcaggcagcactctcccgctccccctcccctctcgtacatggctcagcggcgccagccaatcagcacgcaggctcagcctggcccgcgcactcagctctcacacaaacttaatacacaaacagctgagagagaacgcagcagcgaaaaaacatgaacaggggaagtagcaccgttcggctttattttaataccgtaaatgaaatcaagctgtatgttttgtaaaaagccggttcatttcagtggaaacacaacaaatttatctaagcacgtgaaaaaacatgaaaacgtcgagccccagaaacggagagaggagacgaaacttctctcattgccccgacagacccacagacgtctctgactgaggcgtttcagtcctccagggaacatccaggtagatcagtggatggatggatggatggatggatggatggatggatggatgttactggagcccacacataacatgtaattaagaccttgaaagaacccagtacatatattaaaaagtgttattgaagataagataacattagctaatcctttttttatcccacgacggggaaatttataggattaaagcaacaggcaggtgcacacaacacagacaaaattacataaggattgaaatatataagaggtggattagcgaaaaaacactgaacataacattattattgttattattattattattattattattattattattatttaattgtaataataaaataaaaaacacaaaacccaaaaggtcaacagtttcaagatacatcaagcttagggactggctaatatacagcaggtcaaaaaaggccatattttggctgcagtgcttgctgttctcttatgaagaaaagatcaactagtgcactaaattcaatagatgggttgaaaatatccagtataaaataagtgctacaaatgctgccatatgaacacttttgttcatatggcagcagaacattaaaataaaagtgctctttacactacttttgaattcattcttggagtttgtaaatacaatgcgattaatcgcgattaatcagggcgattaatcgcgattaaatattttaatcgttgcccagccctaatatatatatatatatatatatatatatatatatatatatatatatatatagatatatatatatagatatatatatatatatatatatatatatatatatatatatatatatatatatgtgtatatgtatgtatatgtactgacatatattcactttgtgatagcagcagaagttcttccggatcattgcacaggttatagcacagtgtattaaatagattattgcacattagttattggccaaagttataacagttgtggttacagttattgatggcagcagaagtcacttctttcaggattcaCACCTCTTCGAacctttgcacttttttttgtctcactgcAACCATGAACTctggtgtattttattgggaaactaaagtagtgcataattaaaAAGTGGAAGAAATACGGTGTGTGATCTTTAatcatttcattaaaataaaaacccaatgTTCTCCACAGGGTGGCAGTAACGCGCTTGTCTCTTGCTGTGCTAGGTAATGTTCTGGTGCTGCTGCTCTCGGCTCTCAGGTTACCACAGATGATGCACACCTCGTTGCTGCTCGGCGTTCTGGGCGTTGAGTTTCTGGTCGCCTGGCCCTGCCTCCTTTATTACACAGGTAAACTCTAATCACTT
It encodes:
- the tmem192 gene encoding transmembrane protein 192; the protein is MESTGPPLYSAGPSADMARSTEEDSLVDGPLISADALQSAMRREFQAVPTTCPAGFLSLIHVLYVVLSLCVGIMCVLKFGREEVCLRILGSVQGDSAIVFGKVFLWALLLLLTVWMQHHHSRARCRGYLRFYRQTRRLKQTPLVIHSTGNVLVLLLSALRLPQMMHTSLLLGVLGVEFLVAWPCLLYYTVKVMQFNNERAVPDVSQEEQSHSYTVTSLPTETGFRGSSSLEEVVEKQADLIEYLKKHNTLLSKRLLNLTAQH